One segment of Pontibacter akesuensis DNA contains the following:
- a CDS encoding RagB/SusD family nutrient uptake outer membrane protein, giving the protein MNKNYIKSLLLPLALGGILTFSSCENYLDVENPSTVSQATVFTSVGYANSAVTGIYNSLMGDNGYGSRISTLYPNAADDFRIGGTYNPLDRRGISGFGVSPDNSELNNPFLQLYEGIERANIAIKYIPASALYTSGTPAEQAALRKLHGEALTLRAIFYHELIRNWGDVPAPFEPSADQTDLYLPKTDQDQIYDRLLEDLAQAAELVPWQDESGDPNTRITKAAVKGLRARLALARGGYALRRDSRQVERRSDYQTYYQIARQETLDIMQSGKYSLNPSFEQVFRNLHTGVSGGSGNEMIFEVGAFGGNSRTDSKLGYSNGIRIDRSSKYGAANGQLEAIPTYFYEFDSIGDVRRDVTIAYFQIDKNDEKELTRLTLMRDGKFRKYWTSIAGTAQNVGINWPVLRYADVLLMFAEAENELNGPTPQAIEAFEKVRRRAFVGHEARMGNTPTDKEGFFEALVHERLLEFGGEGIRKYDLIRWNRLATMVAETRQDLRDLMNQQGRYANVPKYVYYQPTPVVNLTVPAEVESFNFYGGPISDVMFTPAPSSAPVGYTRVNWAAAVDADYVASFAVAFEANKSELFPIYSGVLNQNYRLTQDYGY; this is encoded by the coding sequence ATGAATAAGAACTATATAAAGTCGCTGCTTTTACCACTGGCACTGGGGGGCATCCTGACATTCTCCTCCTGCGAGAACTACCTGGACGTGGAGAACCCGTCCACCGTATCGCAGGCAACCGTTTTTACAAGTGTAGGCTATGCCAACTCCGCCGTAACTGGTATTTACAACAGCCTGATGGGCGACAATGGGTACGGCAGCCGTATTTCAACGCTCTACCCGAACGCGGCCGACGATTTCAGGATCGGTGGCACGTACAACCCGCTTGACCGCAGAGGTATCAGCGGCTTCGGCGTTAGTCCGGACAACTCGGAGCTCAACAATCCCTTTCTGCAGTTGTACGAAGGCATAGAGCGCGCCAACATTGCCATCAAGTATATTCCGGCCTCCGCCCTGTATACCAGCGGCACCCCGGCCGAGCAGGCGGCGCTGCGGAAACTGCATGGCGAGGCCCTGACGCTTCGTGCCATCTTCTACCATGAGTTGATTCGCAACTGGGGCGATGTACCGGCTCCTTTCGAGCCATCCGCAGACCAGACTGATTTATACTTGCCAAAAACAGACCAGGACCAGATTTACGACCGTCTGCTGGAGGATCTGGCACAGGCTGCCGAGTTGGTGCCGTGGCAGGATGAATCGGGAGACCCTAACACGCGCATCACGAAAGCAGCTGTGAAGGGCCTGCGGGCAAGACTCGCGCTAGCCCGTGGCGGTTATGCCCTCAGAAGAGACTCCCGCCAGGTAGAGCGCCGCTCAGATTACCAGACCTACTACCAGATAGCACGGCAGGAAACACTGGACATCATGCAGAGCGGCAAGTATAGCCTGAACCCAAGCTTTGAGCAGGTTTTCAGAAACCTGCACACAGGTGTTAGTGGCGGAAGCGGCAACGAGATGATCTTTGAGGTGGGTGCCTTTGGAGGCAACTCCAGGACAGACAGCAAGCTGGGCTACAGCAATGGCATCCGCATTGACCGCAGCTCCAAGTATGGCGCGGCTAACGGGCAGCTCGAGGCCATCCCAACATACTTCTATGAGTTTGACTCAATCGGTGATGTAAGGAGAGATGTTACCATTGCTTACTTCCAGATAGACAAGAACGATGAAAAGGAACTGACACGCCTCACACTCATGCGCGATGGCAAGTTTCGCAAGTACTGGACAAGCATCGCCGGAACAGCACAGAACGTGGGCATCAATTGGCCGGTGCTGCGTTATGCCGACGTGCTGCTGATGTTCGCTGAGGCTGAGAATGAGCTGAACGGACCAACGCCACAGGCCATTGAGGCTTTCGAGAAGGTGAGAAGAAGAGCCTTTGTAGGCCACGAAGCCAGAATGGGCAACACGCCAACAGACAAGGAAGGCTTTTTTGAAGCACTTGTACACGAGCGCCTGCTAGAGTTTGGAGGAGAGGGAATTCGCAAGTATGACTTGATTCGCTGGAATCGATTGGCAACCATGGTAGCCGAAACGCGGCAAGACCTGAGGGATTTGATGAACCAGCAGGGGCGCTATGCCAACGTGCCAAAGTATGTGTACTACCAGCCAACACCGGTGGTAAACCTCACGGTGCCGGCAGAGGTGGAGAGCTTTAACTTCTATGGCGGCCCGATCAGCGACGTGATGTTCACGCCAGCGCCTTCATCGGCTCCCGTGGGCTATACCCGCGTGAACTGGGCAGCGGCTGTGGACGCAGACTACGTGGCGAGTTTCGCCGTGGCGTTCGAGGCAAACAAATCGGAGCTGTTCCCGATCTACTCAGGCGTCCTGAACCAAAACTACAGGCTAACTCAGGACTACGGCTATTAA
- a CDS encoding SusC/RagA family TonB-linked outer membrane protein: MRNALLEKMRCLFFLPLFFIAMSGALAQGLTVTGTVTDENGDGLPGVTVLQKGTSKGTATGVDGTFTLPAVDSDATLIFSFIGYKTKEVPVEGRQTINTSIQPDQQALEEVVVVGYGTVNRRDLTSSVSSVNSKQLADIPVSTAAEALAGRLAGVQVTTSEGQPGAEIQIRVRGGGSITQDNSPLYIVDGIQMEDALSILSPQEIESIDVLKDAASTAIYGARGANGVVVITTKGGVAMPTEVTYNGFAGVRSIVNKLDVMKPYDYVKYQYEIYNYNTDQETKNTFTQRYGLYEDIDIYQNMPFADWQEEVFGRDASSQTHILGVRGGSEKTSFNFTLNHSDEQGIMLNSGFVRTLASFKFDHRATDKLRLGLSTRYSRQSIEGVGTSATGSQSNNRLRNAVRFRPFVAPGMESTVDEFDPEFANQTNLISPLLLANQELRENNRNDILVNGWFSYDIIKNLTFKTVVGITNTNTDRYDFDGRYTSLARQNADMPVSEIRKGEALSLTNSNTLNYRFDLGSDHEFTALLGHEIWQRQSNGSTIITKYLPVDITAEQAWAGIDKATPPSGLIQDAPATFEQENRLLSFFGRATYNYKGKYLATVNLRRDASSLFSPENRVGYFPSASLAWHIADEDFMAGTDNWLSDLKLRISYGEVGNNRIGQDLWKTQFTNSGNYGYAFSEAVTPGFVAPDLANANLKWETTISRNLGLDFSLFNNRLSGSVDVYQNSTRDLLLMARIPQTSGYSTQLQNIGETENKGLELQLSGVVVDNSAFTWNTNFNMAFNRNKIVSLGIDSEGNQLQSYAEMSGWVNNLQDFWVQVGQPIGQYYGYVTDGFYTVDDFNAAFNEASGTWTYTLKEGIPNSKDIALGNRDPQPGDLRLADLTDDGNSMITPDDRKVLGSSQPKFIGGFGQQFTYKGFDLSVFMNFSYGNKVYNANKIEFTTQYLYRDNNMLTMVNDRWRRFDDNGQLVTDPEQLAALNQNAQFWTPPLGQYFLHSFAIEDGSYLRISNVTLGYTLPQSIVDRTRVFSKFRVYATVNNLLTLTGYSGYDPEANTRRGNPLTPGVDYAAYPRSRFILGGVNVTF, from the coding sequence ATGCGAAACGCTTTACTAGAGAAGATGAGGTGTTTGTTCTTCCTGCCCCTTTTCTTTATCGCCATGTCAGGTGCGCTTGCTCAGGGCCTTACCGTAACCGGAACCGTTACAGACGAAAACGGCGACGGCCTGCCTGGGGTAACGGTGCTGCAGAAAGGAACCTCTAAGGGAACGGCAACCGGGGTGGATGGAACTTTCACGCTCCCTGCTGTTGATAGCGATGCTACCCTGATCTTCTCCTTTATCGGTTATAAGACAAAGGAAGTGCCTGTAGAGGGCAGGCAAACAATAAACACTTCTATTCAACCTGACCAGCAGGCGCTGGAAGAAGTAGTGGTGGTGGGTTACGGTACCGTGAACAGAAGGGACCTAACGAGTTCTGTGTCGTCGGTAAATTCGAAGCAATTGGCCGATATACCTGTAAGCACGGCTGCGGAAGCGCTTGCCGGCAGGCTGGCAGGTGTGCAGGTAACTACCTCGGAGGGCCAGCCAGGCGCCGAAATTCAGATTCGGGTACGCGGCGGAGGCTCAATCACTCAGGATAACTCTCCTTTATATATTGTGGACGGTATCCAGATGGAGGATGCCTTGTCTATACTTTCGCCACAGGAGATTGAGTCGATTGACGTGCTGAAAGATGCGGCCTCTACCGCTATTTACGGTGCCCGCGGTGCCAACGGCGTGGTGGTGATCACGACAAAAGGCGGTGTGGCCATGCCAACCGAAGTGACTTACAACGGATTTGCCGGTGTAAGAAGCATCGTAAACAAGCTGGACGTGATGAAGCCGTACGACTACGTGAAGTATCAGTACGAAATCTACAACTACAACACCGACCAGGAAACGAAAAACACCTTTACACAGCGCTATGGCCTGTACGAGGATATCGATATCTATCAGAACATGCCGTTTGCCGATTGGCAGGAGGAGGTTTTCGGACGCGACGCATCAAGCCAGACACACATACTTGGCGTGAGGGGCGGTAGCGAGAAAACCTCTTTTAATTTTACGCTGAACCACTCCGATGAGCAAGGCATTATGCTGAACTCTGGCTTTGTCAGAACGCTCGCCTCTTTTAAGTTCGACCACCGCGCTACTGACAAGCTGCGTTTGGGTCTTAGCACCCGCTACAGCCGCCAGTCGATAGAAGGCGTAGGCACTTCCGCTACCGGCTCGCAGAGCAACAACAGGCTGAGAAACGCCGTGCGCTTCAGACCATTTGTGGCGCCAGGCATGGAAAGCACAGTAGATGAGTTTGATCCTGAGTTCGCCAACCAGACGAACCTGATCAGCCCGCTGCTGCTGGCCAACCAGGAGCTGCGCGAAAACAACCGAAACGACATCCTGGTGAATGGCTGGTTCAGCTACGACATCATCAAGAACCTGACTTTTAAAACGGTTGTCGGTATCACCAACACCAACACCGACCGCTACGATTTCGACGGCCGCTACACCAGCCTTGCCAGACAGAACGCAGACATGCCGGTATCTGAGATTCGTAAGGGAGAGGCGCTCTCGCTGACAAACTCCAACACGCTGAACTATAGATTCGATCTGGGGTCAGATCACGAGTTTACGGCCCTGCTCGGACATGAGATCTGGCAGCGCCAGTCGAACGGCTCTACCATAATCACCAAGTACCTGCCAGTGGATATCACCGCAGAGCAGGCCTGGGCCGGTATCGACAAGGCAACACCGCCATCGGGCTTGATACAGGATGCGCCGGCTACGTTTGAGCAGGAAAACAGACTCCTGTCTTTCTTCGGGCGTGCCACCTACAACTACAAGGGCAAGTACCTGGCCACAGTAAACCTGCGCCGTGATGCCTCTTCGCTTTTCTCTCCTGAGAACCGCGTAGGCTATTTCCCTTCTGCATCCCTGGCCTGGCATATTGCTGATGAAGACTTTATGGCTGGTACCGACAATTGGTTGTCTGACCTGAAGCTGCGCATCAGCTACGGCGAAGTAGGTAACAACCGTATCGGGCAGGACCTTTGGAAAACGCAGTTCACCAACTCAGGCAACTATGGCTATGCCTTCTCTGAGGCGGTGACTCCTGGTTTTGTGGCGCCCGACCTGGCTAACGCAAACCTGAAGTGGGAAACAACCATCTCCAGGAACCTTGGCCTCGACTTCTCCCTGTTTAACAACAGGCTAAGCGGCTCGGTGGATGTGTACCAGAACAGCACCAGAGATCTTCTTTTGATGGCCCGGATCCCACAAACCAGCGGTTACTCCACCCAGTTGCAGAACATCGGTGAAACAGAGAACAAAGGACTGGAACTGCAGTTAAGCGGCGTGGTGGTGGACAACAGCGCCTTCACCTGGAACACCAACTTTAACATGGCTTTCAACCGCAACAAGATCGTGAGCCTGGGAATTGACTCTGAGGGCAACCAGCTGCAGTCTTATGCCGAGATGTCAGGTTGGGTGAATAACCTGCAGGATTTCTGGGTACAGGTGGGTCAGCCAATCGGCCAGTACTATGGCTACGTTACAGACGGCTTCTACACAGTGGATGATTTCAACGCCGCCTTCAACGAAGCCTCCGGTACCTGGACGTATACGCTGAAAGAGGGCATTCCGAACAGCAAAGACATTGCTCTTGGTAACAGAGACCCGCAGCCAGGCGACCTTAGGTTAGCTGACCTGACAGACGATGGCAACTCCATGATTACTCCGGATGATAGAAAAGTATTAGGTTCTTCACAGCCGAAATTCATCGGTGGCTTTGGTCAGCAGTTCACCTACAAAGGCTTTGACCTGAGCGTGTTCATGAACTTCTCCTATGGCAACAAAGTGTACAACGCCAACAAGATTGAGTTCACTACACAGTACCTGTACCGTGATAACAACATGCTGACGATGGTGAACGACCGCTGGAGACGCTTCGACGACAACGGGCAACTGGTAACGGACCCTGAGCAACTGGCTGCCCTGAACCAGAACGCTCAGTTCTGGACACCGCCGCTGGGCCAGTACTTCCTGCACTCTTTCGCCATCGAAGATGGTTCTTACCTGCGCATCAGCAACGTGACACTCGGTTATACTTTGCCGCAAAGCATTGTTGACAGAACAAGGGTTTTCTCCAAGTTCAGAGTATACGCCACCGTAAACAACCTGCTGACCTTAACAGGTTACTCAGGTTACGATCCGGAAGCAAACACCCGCCGCGGCAACCCGCTGACGCCAGGGGTTGACTACGCTGCCTATCCGCGCAGCCGCTTTATACTGGGTGGTGTGAATGTTACTTTCTAA
- the kduI gene encoding 5-dehydro-4-deoxy-D-glucuronate isomerase, with protein sequence MSTSYSIRHAIHPNDSKTYDTAKLREAFLIEDLFQKDAVQGVYTMYDRLIVGGAQPANKPLPLESFPTLRSENFLDRRELGIINIGAESTVTVDGEVITLANKEALYVGMGTKEVIFHPAANGADTFFYFNSAPAHRNYPTKKVALDQAETVEMGSLENSNHRIIRKLLINSVVETCQLQMGLTELQQGSVWNTMPAHTHDRRMEAYLYFNLPEDQVVSHFMGEPQETRHLFVKNRQAVISPPWSIHSGAGTYNYAFIWGMAGENLDYNDMDKVQPTDLK encoded by the coding sequence ATGAGCACATCCTATTCTATCAGACACGCCATTCACCCGAACGATAGCAAGACCTATGACACAGCAAAGCTTCGCGAGGCATTCCTTATAGAAGACCTATTTCAAAAAGACGCTGTTCAGGGTGTTTATACTATGTATGACCGCCTGATAGTAGGTGGCGCGCAACCCGCTAATAAGCCCCTGCCCCTGGAGTCGTTCCCGACACTGCGCTCGGAAAACTTCCTGGACAGACGCGAACTCGGCATCATTAACATCGGGGCAGAAAGTACGGTAACCGTAGATGGCGAAGTGATTACACTGGCTAACAAGGAGGCGCTTTATGTAGGCATGGGAACCAAAGAAGTAATCTTCCACCCTGCCGCCAACGGTGCCGATACCTTCTTCTATTTTAACTCGGCCCCGGCACACCGCAATTACCCTACAAAGAAGGTAGCGCTTGACCAGGCTGAGACAGTGGAAATGGGTTCGCTGGAGAACTCGAACCACCGCATTATCCGCAAACTGCTCATCAACTCGGTGGTGGAAACATGCCAGCTGCAGATGGGCCTGACCGAGCTGCAGCAGGGAAGCGTCTGGAACACCATGCCCGCCCACACCCACGACAGAAGAATGGAGGCCTATTTATACTTCAACCTGCCGGAAGACCAGGTGGTGAGCCACTTTATGGGCGAGCCCCAGGAAACGCGCCACCTCTTCGTAAAAAACCGACAGGCCGTTATCTCCCCGCCATGGTCTATCCACAGCGGCGCGGGCACTTACAACTATGCCTTTATCTGGGGTATGGCCGGCGAGAACCTGGACTACAACGACATGGACAAAGTACAACCGACGGACCTGAAATAA
- a CDS encoding gluconate 5-dehydrogenase, producing MNLFDLQGQVALITGATHGLGMAMAKALGKAGATLVINGNTPAKMEAALANYSAEGYSVHGYLFDVTDEAQVQENVARIEQEVGPIGILVNNAGMIKRVPALEMDVAEFRKVVDVDLTAPFIMSKYVAKNMVARRSGKIINICSMMSELGRDTVSAYAAAKGGLKMLTRNLATEWAKYNIQVNGIGPGYFATDQTAPIRVDGHPFNDFIINRTPAGRWGDPADLEGTTIFLASKASNFINGQIIYVDGGILATIGKPSNEN from the coding sequence ATGAATCTATTTGACTTACAAGGGCAGGTTGCCCTGATTACGGGTGCCACGCACGGCCTGGGCATGGCGATGGCCAAAGCGCTTGGCAAGGCCGGTGCCACGCTGGTAATAAACGGCAACACCCCCGCCAAGATGGAGGCTGCCTTGGCCAACTACAGCGCGGAAGGTTACAGTGTGCACGGCTACCTTTTTGATGTGACGGATGAGGCCCAGGTGCAGGAGAACGTGGCCCGGATTGAGCAGGAAGTTGGCCCGATAGGAATTCTGGTAAACAATGCCGGCATGATTAAGCGGGTGCCGGCACTTGAAATGGATGTGGCGGAGTTCCGCAAAGTAGTGGATGTGGACCTGACCGCTCCCTTCATCATGTCGAAGTATGTGGCCAAAAACATGGTAGCGCGGCGCAGCGGCAAGATCATTAACATCTGCTCAATGATGAGCGAGTTGGGCCGGGACACTGTTTCGGCTTACGCCGCCGCCAAAGGAGGCCTGAAGATGCTGACCCGTAACCTTGCCACCGAATGGGCCAAGTATAACATACAGGTGAACGGCATCGGACCGGGCTATTTCGCCACCGACCAGACGGCTCCCATCCGTGTGGACGGTCACCCCTTCAATGACTTTATCATCAACAGAACACCCGCAGGAAGATGGGGCGACCCAGCGGATTTGGAAGGCACTACTATATTCCTGGCCAGCAAGGCCAGTAATTTCATAAACGGCCAGATTATATATGTGGATGGTGGTATATTAGCCACTATTGGCAAACCTAGCAACGAGAACTAG
- a CDS encoding LacI family DNA-binding transcriptional regulator, producing METKAKVTIHDIAEKLNVTASTVSRALNNSPRISEVTKKAVLKAAKQMNYQPNNIAAALRNGKSNIIGIIVPTADRAFFASVIRGIEEVANTFNYKVIISQSYDNYEKEVQTIDALFSARVDGIIASIGKNTEDFAHYKNALEKGFPLVLFDRTTDALDVSQVMINDYLGAYKVVEHLIEQGCKRIAHFTSPKKVSVFKERLRGYVDALKDNGLPYDEELVVLSNLQLEDGRASMEQLLQLKEMPDAVFSASDFGAMGAMQVLKERGIKIPEQVALAGFSNDPFTSFTDPPLTTVDQLSLTMGRRTAELFFQQLKAGDKRAVPQKTVLKPELIIRKSSLKKGI from the coding sequence ATGGAAACGAAAGCGAAAGTAACGATACACGATATAGCCGAGAAACTGAATGTGACGGCTTCTACCGTATCACGCGCTCTCAACAACAGCCCGAGAATCAGCGAAGTAACCAAAAAGGCGGTACTGAAGGCGGCGAAGCAAATGAATTACCAGCCCAACAACATTGCCGCCGCCCTTCGGAACGGCAAAAGCAATATTATTGGCATTATCGTACCCACGGCCGACAGAGCCTTCTTCGCCTCCGTTATCCGGGGAATTGAGGAGGTGGCGAACACCTTCAACTACAAAGTGATCATTAGCCAATCGTACGACAACTACGAGAAGGAAGTACAGACGATCGATGCACTTTTCAGTGCCCGCGTAGACGGCATTATCGCCTCCATCGGAAAGAACACCGAAGACTTTGCCCATTACAAAAACGCGCTGGAAAAAGGTTTTCCGCTGGTGTTGTTTGACCGCACCACCGATGCCCTGGATGTAAGCCAGGTCATGATAAACGACTACCTGGGCGCCTACAAGGTCGTGGAGCACCTTATTGAGCAGGGTTGCAAGCGCATTGCGCATTTCACAAGTCCAAAAAAAGTAAGCGTGTTTAAGGAGCGCCTCCGCGGGTACGTGGATGCGCTGAAAGACAACGGACTGCCTTACGACGAGGAGCTGGTGGTGCTAAGCAACCTGCAACTGGAGGATGGCCGGGCAAGTATGGAACAGCTTCTGCAACTGAAAGAGATGCCGGACGCCGTTTTCTCGGCAAGTGATTTCGGGGCCATGGGCGCCATGCAGGTGCTAAAAGAGCGTGGCATCAAAATTCCGGAGCAGGTAGCACTGGCTGGGTTCAGTAATGACCCCTTCACCTCCTTCACCGATCCGCCGCTGACCACCGTGGACCAGCTAAGCCTGACGATGGGCCGCAGAACGGCAGAACTGTTCTTTCAGCAGCTCAAGGCAGGCGATAAAAGGGCCGTACCTCAGAAAACGGTGCTGAAGCCCGAACTGATTATCCGAAAATCCTCCCTTAAAAAGGGGATATAA
- a CDS encoding tagaturonate reductase: protein MKQLNRQTANITRNYPVKVLQFGEGNFLRGFVDWIIDILNEKTDFNGSVKIIQPIERGIVHLLNQQDGLYHVLLNGIQGGKETQETRLITSVSGALNPYDNYSAYLQLAENPDLEFIISNTTEAGICFEEADTSMDTIPSSFPGKLTALLYHRFSHFSGAPDKGLNIIPCELIEKNGAKLKETILQFAAHWNLPQEFTNWINESNIFCNTLVDRIVPGFPKDDIKQIQQELGFEDNLVVKAEPFHLWVIEAPESVKAAFPTEKAGLQVKFATDLTPYRSRKVRILNGAHTALVPVAYLHGLRTVREAVEDAYTGPFIREAIFEEIIPTLDLSKEELEQFANDVIERFQNPFIHHELISIALNSVSKYKVRVLPSVLEYQHRKGQLPERLLTSLAALILFYRGEWQGEKIPLNDTAEVLAFFEQAWKGNDAAAAVDATLANTDFWDRDLTQVEGLASMVKEKIGQLQRTEQEKEKIA, encoded by the coding sequence ATGAAGCAATTAAACAGACAGACAGCTAACATCACGCGCAACTACCCGGTTAAGGTGCTGCAGTTTGGAGAGGGCAATTTTCTCCGCGGATTTGTAGACTGGATCATCGATATCCTGAACGAAAAAACGGACTTTAACGGAAGCGTTAAGATTATACAGCCGATCGAACGGGGCATCGTGCACCTGCTGAACCAGCAGGATGGCCTGTACCATGTGCTGCTCAACGGCATACAGGGCGGCAAGGAAACACAGGAAACACGCCTGATTACCAGCGTTTCCGGCGCACTGAACCCTTACGACAATTATAGTGCATACCTGCAACTGGCCGAGAACCCGGACCTGGAGTTTATCATCTCCAACACAACGGAAGCGGGTATTTGCTTTGAAGAAGCTGACACAAGTATGGATACGATTCCATCCAGCTTCCCGGGCAAGCTGACTGCCTTGCTTTACCACCGCTTCAGTCACTTCAGCGGCGCACCAGACAAAGGACTGAACATCATCCCTTGTGAGCTAATCGAGAAGAACGGGGCAAAACTGAAGGAAACCATACTTCAGTTTGCCGCGCACTGGAACCTGCCGCAAGAATTTACGAACTGGATCAACGAGAGCAACATCTTCTGCAACACGCTGGTAGACCGCATTGTACCAGGCTTCCCGAAAGACGACATCAAGCAAATCCAGCAGGAGCTTGGCTTTGAGGACAACCTGGTGGTAAAGGCAGAGCCGTTCCACCTGTGGGTAATCGAGGCGCCGGAGTCTGTAAAGGCAGCCTTCCCAACCGAAAAAGCAGGCTTGCAGGTAAAGTTCGCAACAGACCTCACCCCTTACCGATCCCGCAAAGTACGCATCCTGAACGGAGCGCATACGGCGCTGGTACCGGTAGCATACCTGCACGGCTTGCGCACGGTACGCGAGGCGGTGGAAGATGCATATACGGGCCCTTTCATCAGAGAAGCCATTTTTGAGGAAATCATTCCTACGCTTGATCTTTCGAAAGAAGAGCTGGAGCAGTTTGCAAACGATGTGATCGAGCGCTTCCAGAACCCGTTCATCCACCACGAACTGATCTCAATTGCGCTTAACTCTGTCTCGAAGTATAAAGTGCGCGTGCTACCGTCAGTGCTAGAGTATCAGCATCGAAAAGGCCAGTTGCCAGAGCGCCTGCTCACCTCGCTGGCTGCCCTTATTTTGTTTTACAGAGGCGAATGGCAGGGCGAGAAAATCCCATTGAATGACACAGCGGAAGTGCTGGCATTCTTCGAGCAAGCCTGGAAAGGCAATGACGCCGCAGCTGCTGTGGATGCTACGCTCGCCAACACCGATTTCTGGGACAGAGACCTGACGCAGGTGGAAGGCCTGGCAAGTATGGTGAAGGAAAAAATAGGACAACTGCAGCGTACAGAGCAGGAAAAAGAAAAAATAGCTTAG
- the uxaC gene encoding glucuronate isomerase, giving the protein MSFLDDNFLLQTETAQQLYHAHAKHMPIIDYHCHLSPKDIAEDRRFKNLTEIWLEGDHYKWRAMRTNGIPEKYCTGDADDYAKFEKWAQTVPYTVRNPLYHWTHMELKKPFGIEKILKPETAREIYDDCTAMLQTNAFSVRGILQKMNVEIICTTDDPIDSLEYHQKIKADNFGVQVLPTFRADKAMAIELPEVFLPYLQKLEEASGVSIGTFQQLLDALKQRHDFFHELGGRLSDHGLETIYAEEYTEAEVKAIFEKALNKQQLSQEEVLKFKSAMLVELALLDHAKGWTQQFHLGALRNNNTRMMRELGPDTGFDSIGDFDVARPLSRFMDKLDNSDQLAKTILYNLNPSQNELYATMIGNFNDGSTPGKIQFGSAWWFLDQKDGMEKQMNALSNMGLLSRFVGMLTDSRSFLSYPRHEYFRRILCNLIGNDVESGELPASEMEWYGQMVENICYNNAKNYFNF; this is encoded by the coding sequence ATGTCCTTTTTAGACGATAACTTTCTGCTGCAGACGGAAACTGCGCAGCAATTATACCATGCGCATGCCAAGCACATGCCCATCATTGATTACCATTGCCATTTATCACCCAAGGATATTGCCGAAGACAGGAGATTTAAGAACCTGACCGAAATCTGGCTGGAAGGCGACCATTACAAGTGGCGCGCCATGCGCACCAACGGCATCCCGGAGAAGTACTGCACCGGCGATGCGGATGATTACGCAAAGTTTGAGAAGTGGGCTCAGACTGTTCCTTACACCGTGCGCAACCCGCTTTACCACTGGACGCACATGGAGCTTAAAAAGCCTTTTGGCATTGAGAAAATCCTGAAGCCCGAGACAGCCCGCGAAATTTACGACGACTGCACCGCCATGCTGCAGACCAACGCGTTCAGCGTGCGCGGCATCCTCCAGAAAATGAACGTGGAGATTATCTGCACCACAGATGATCCGATCGACAGCCTGGAGTATCACCAGAAAATAAAGGCCGACAACTTTGGTGTGCAGGTGCTGCCAACGTTTCGCGCCGACAAGGCCATGGCCATAGAACTGCCGGAGGTGTTTCTGCCCTACTTGCAGAAGCTGGAGGAAGCGTCTGGTGTTTCCATCGGCACTTTCCAGCAGTTGCTGGACGCGCTGAAGCAGCGCCACGACTTCTTCCACGAGTTAGGCGGGCGCCTCTCCGACCACGGTCTAGAGACTATTTATGCCGAAGAATACACAGAAGCAGAAGTCAAAGCTATTTTTGAGAAGGCGCTGAATAAACAGCAGCTGTCGCAGGAAGAGGTGCTGAAGTTTAAATCGGCGATGCTGGTGGAGCTGGCCTTGCTGGATCACGCCAAAGGCTGGACGCAGCAGTTTCACCTCGGAGCCCTGCGCAACAACAACACCCGCATGATGCGCGAGTTGGGTCCTGACACCGGCTTCGACTCCATCGGCGACTTTGACGTGGCGCGTCCGCTCTCGAGGTTCATGGATAAGCTGGACAACTCTGATCAGTTAGCCAAGACCATACTTTATAACCTGAATCCGAGTCAGAACGAGCTGTACGCTACCATGATCGGCAACTTCAACGACGGCTCCACGCCGGGCAAGATTCAGTTCGGCTCTGCCTGGTGGTTCCTGGATCAGAAAGACGGCATGGAGAAGCAAATGAACGCGCTGTCGAACATGGGCCTGCTAAGCCGCTTCGTGGGCATGCTTACCGACTCCCGCAGCTTCCTCTCTTACCCACGCCATGAGTATTTCAGAAGAATCTTGTGTAATTTGATCGGCAATGATGTCGAGAGCGGCGAACTGCCAGCCAGCGAAATGGAATGGTATGGCCAGATGGTCGAAAACATCTGCTACAATAACGCAAAGAACTACTTCAACTTTTAA